A window of Malania oleifera isolate guangnan ecotype guangnan chromosome 2, ASM2987363v1, whole genome shotgun sequence genomic DNA:
caaTTTTACCCCCTTTTTAATTTACTCCCTTGAATGGGAGGCTCGAGCATGAGTTACCTACACAAAAAAGAATAGCCCACCCTCATTGATCCCAAAATCCTTTCTTACTATTCCTTCCTAATATTAGAACCTGCGATTGGTCTCAAATATAGAAGCTTCAAGCTCTGACTAATATTTAATTAATGAGTTTGTTTTTGGCTCCCTAATTTACTATTAGTTAATTACGCTGGTTCCATCCGCCAGCTAGCTACTTGCCATGGGGATGACAGTTTGGCATCATAGAAGCTAGTTCATTACTATAATTATAAGGTAGCTAGATTAATGTCTACTAATTAAATACTAATGCAGATCacaataaattaggaaatgtcaAAAATTCCAacagaaggaaaaaagaaaattcaATCAGACATACAAAACCAAGCACTGAAATTATTTGggacaggaatatatatatatgtatatgtatatgtatatatcaaATTCAAGCTAGAACGAGCTTAGTTAATCACCTAGCTAGCCGCTGATATTAACCAGAAACAATTCGTATGTATGGTGACATGATCATGATCCATCCATGCATGCATGTACCCTCAAATGACCAAATACAAATTTACAAGCCatttattgagagagagagagagatattatATAGAAAAAAAGTACAAGAAGGGGGCGCCATATGGATGAATGAATTAATGGTCCTCTGGGATGCTTTCCAGACTTGGTCTCCAGCCTGAAGCCGATTCTTCTTCTTCCCTGCTGGTTTCAACAAGTGCATGATCAGCGTAATGGACCACCCTCCCGCTGTTCCTCCTCACCAGCTTGAATGCATTTAAAAATTGGTCCACGGACGTCGAGAACTTCTcgctattattataattattattagaaaatttctTAATATTGTGAGTTCTCAAGATGTGATTGAGCTCTCTCTGGCTCATCACCACTCTTATCCTCACTACCCCTTCTTTAGAAGTACTACTTCTGTAGTACTGATCATCACCCCGTCCAGGGCCAGGGCCATGGCCATGAACATTCAGCTTGTCTCCTCCTCCTGCGTGAGGGGCACTAGGTGCGACTGCAGCTGACCTCTTCTTTTCCATTTCTTGAGCTTTCGTCCTTGGCGACCCATCATGTAATTTCTCGTCTTCTGCGGCTTCAACAACTCTGGAGCTTTCCATCATCATGCAGTTCCCCATTCTAGATATATGGCAGCAGGAACAAggagaaagaaatttttttttgaaaaggaaCAAGGAGAAAGAAAATTGATGAAGGgttttcagagagagagagagagagagagaggaacgaAAGCTAGGGAAAGGTGAAATATAAAGGGGAGGAGGCGAGGGGCGAGCACATGAGGTTGCCGATCTTTACGCCgtgtatttgaaaattttaacaaagGAAAAAGATATTATTTTGCTCGAGACCATCGCCCTTTCTATTTTAAAatgcattaattaattaatttgatgCCGTTTTTGGTCTTACCAAGATCATGCATGTGAGTTTCTTAGGTCAGCAGGGTCTCTTGTCAGCTTCTGAcaattgcaaatttttttttggggaacTCCGcggtccaaaaaaaaaaaaaagctatataTTACGTTAATTAGATTCTTCAATCTTCCCTCCCCAGCTGCTCTATTATTGCGCCAATTTATaaatacctctctctctctctctctctctctacttggGTGAAAGTGAAACGACCGATAGACGTAGCTTGATTTACTGAACAACAAAATCCCTCTTGGTGTAGCTAGCTAGATTATTTTGGTATATATGCATGCACTTGTTTTGAGAAGTACTCAATTAAAAGTAAAATAGAATATAGCTAGCAAGGgtagttaattaaattaataGGTTTATAAATATAAAAGGAAGGCCCTCTTATCACGGGGGCAGTGTCGCATGCAGGGTATGCAAGTGGGTAGCTCCATCCCGTGATCATCTCCATCCCCGTCGCCCCTTCCCACTGTCGCGCTAGCTGTTCTTACTTTTTCATCTCTCTGCATTTCCTCCGCCCGCCCGTGAGTTTCATGCCTGGGGCGCAAGCTAGGTCTATAGCTACGTGACGCTGCTCCCCCAACCTTTATTATTCTTCTACGTACAGAAAAGAAAAATGTTCCATAAAATTacatcaattaattaattaattaattaattaattaattaatcagttAATATCATCTAATCGATGACTAGCTTAATTAATAGGCCTTTTGTTCTATAATTTTTGAGAGCTTGGCACTTgagaaaattatttcaaaaatttttaacaGGTTCTAATTATcgtgtttggttattaaaaaagttaaaaattaataaaataaaaaaaatacaaaagaaatttatttttttcttatttttattttttaataataaaattcttgAAAATGAGCTGGGAACTCCTATGTTTACTTTTCATTGATTTTTGTGGACAATACATATGCACTATTGGTGAGACCAATGTTTTAGCTAGTGTATACTAATCTAATAAATGCTGCTATGATATTGGTCGTTCACTAATAGAAATTATATACGGACCTCCTCCTCTACGTGTCTCTATGTTTATTTACTTAATATTAAATGTGTGATAAATGGATTctacattcattaatattaaAAAAGGATCTATTTTCagtaagtatataattaaaaaaacaaatacaTGGACATGTGGAGGGAGAGTTCCCTTATATAATTTATTGTTCACTAAATgtatatttaaaacatacatatatatataattttaaaaataacaagtGCCTAAAAAATTGAACGGTATAATGGCGAAAACATGCTTACATATATCTCTCCATATGGACattactattttatatatatatatataataacctaCCATTGCCCATTTtgcatttttaattatattaatatatattccGAGAAATTTTCATGGATTAATATATTAAACATTTACGCTGTACGCTTGATGACTTTGGcattttttcctctctctctctatacatacatacatatatatatatatatatatatatatatatatatataaagaaagagAAGCTAGCAACATTTTAATACATCCCGTTCATATGTACCTGATATGATCAGAGTTGTTTGAGCAATTTATGTgtgtgtatacacacacacacacatatatatatatatatatatatatatatatgctagcTTCTCTTTCTTAGTTTAcagatacatacatatacatatatatatatatgtatgagagaGGGAGGCAATAATAAGAGACATGATAAGAGAGATGTAGGTATTGGAATGAAAATTAGGCAGCAGAGAGGGCATGGGTAGGTAACTAGTAAGCGTACGCAGCCGCGTGAAAACGGTCGAAGGATGATATGCtggatcatcatcatcatcggcTCTGATGGACATGCACATGCACAGGCACATGGGATGGGTAGGGTTAGGTTAGGTCTTCTGTTGCCTAATTTCTTATGAAATTAATTGAAGCTGGAGACTGCATGCACATAGCTCAGCTTCCTCTTCCTGCAGCATCATCGATCCATTAATAGCCCATGTGCGTGGATACAGGTTGATGGAAAATGGCATGCATGGGGCCTATAGGATGATGCTGCAGCAGTGCAGCCTGCGTATATACGCTTCCCCGTTTCTTCGTGTTGTGCATTCCAACTGGGAGACAACCACTCCCCACCGCAAGCTACCATTAATTCACTATTCCATGGTTGACCATGGACGCCCCGGCCATCAATCTGCTTTCACATTCATTCATTCAACCTCTAATCTCTCTTTAATTAATTTGTTGCGTATGGCCATTGGTCTCCTCCCACACTCTCAATTCCCATTTTTCAGTTTGATTTCTTGTGAAATCAGccaattttatatttaaataaacatcTATATTATATGGCAACACAAcagtctgtgtgtgtgtgtgtgtgtgtgtttttaaaGAGGTAAAAGGTGGAGTGCATTAAAACCTCAAACCAGAGACTTGAGAGATGAACTGAGACAAGAAGTAGGCTGCAATTGAACATAGATTACAATACAATGGAGGAAAGCAACTGACGGAAAATCAACTCATTCAAGAGtggagaaaaaagaagaaactcTGCTCCAATGGAATAAGTTGCTAAGGGACTTCCCATGACACTGCGTGAACCAAGGAGGTTTTGtcctgaattttttttataatttctcTCCTTCCAATCTCTATCCTTCAATTGCTAATGCATGGAGGCCTAGGCATTAAAAACCGGACGCTTATGAATCTAGCTTTGCTAACTAAATAGAACTAGAGATTTTGAAAGGAAATTGAGAGTATTTGATCTGCATTAGATATGGTTACATCAAGGACTCTTGGGAGCCTAAATTGTTCAACCTCACAAAGCTGGAGCATTTGTAAGGGCATTGTCAAAGCCAGCATTACCTTTTGGGACCATGCTAAAATCAATATTGGCAATGAGCAACATAGCTACGTTTAGTGCCCCTAA
This region includes:
- the LOC131149021 gene encoding uncharacterized protein LOC131149021 translates to MGNCMMMESSRVVEAAEDEKLHDGSPRTKAQEMEKKRSAAVAPSAPHAGGGDKLNVHGHGPGPGRGDDQYYRSSTSKEGVVRIRVVMSQRELNHILRTHNIKKFSNNNYNNSEKFSTSVDQFLNAFKLVRRNSGRVVHYADHALVETSREEEESASGWRPSLESIPEDH